The Candidatus Pantoea soli genome window below encodes:
- a CDS encoding protein adenylyltransferase SelO, with protein sequence MQFINSWQRELPGFYTSLSPTPLAGGRLFYHNAPLASELELDEALFAGDGHGVWSGRALLPGMAPLAQVYSGHQFGVWAGQLGDGRGLLLGEQQLTNGRRVDWHLKGAGLTPYSRMGDGRAVIRSSVREFLASEALHHLGIPTTRALALAVGDEPVQRETRERGAMLMRIAESHLRFGHFEHFYYGGEQEKVRQLADYAIRHHWPQLQEEADRYLLWFTDVVQRTARLIALWQSVGFAHGVMNTDNMSILGLTLDYGPYGFLDDYQPDFICNHSDYQGRYSFENQPMIGLWNLNRLAHALSGLLTTEQLKQALAQYEPELMRVWGEKMRARLGLLTADASDNTILTGLLTLMTQERSDYTLTFRLLSETQQQEARSPLRDEFIDRDAFDRWYAQYRQRLLQEQVSDEARQAVMKAANPALVLRNYLAQQVIDDVEQGNTAALEKLHLALQQPFSDAAVSAELRQRPPEWGKTLEVSCSS encoded by the coding sequence ATGCAATTTATTAATAGCTGGCAGCGTGAGTTGCCGGGATTCTATACGTCGCTGTCACCGACGCCGCTGGCGGGTGGGCGGCTGTTTTATCACAATGCACCGCTGGCGAGCGAACTGGAACTGGACGAGGCGCTGTTTGCCGGAGACGGACATGGCGTCTGGAGCGGTCGCGCATTGCTGCCGGGCATGGCGCCGCTGGCGCAGGTCTACAGCGGCCATCAGTTTGGCGTCTGGGCCGGTCAGCTGGGCGATGGCCGCGGTCTGCTGCTGGGCGAGCAGCAGCTGACCAACGGGCGACGGGTTGACTGGCATCTGAAAGGGGCGGGCTTAACGCCGTATTCGCGCATGGGAGATGGCCGGGCGGTGATCCGCTCCAGCGTGCGTGAATTTCTCGCGTCGGAAGCGCTGCATCACCTCGGCATTCCGACTACGCGCGCGCTGGCGCTGGCCGTGGGCGATGAGCCGGTGCAGCGCGAAACCCGCGAGCGGGGGGCCATGCTGATGCGCATCGCAGAAAGTCATCTGCGCTTTGGCCATTTTGAACACTTCTATTACGGCGGCGAGCAGGAGAAAGTGCGGCAGCTGGCGGACTATGCGATTCGCCATCACTGGCCGCAGCTGCAGGAGGAAGCGGATCGCTATCTGCTGTGGTTTACCGATGTGGTACAGCGTACGGCGCGTCTGATTGCCCTGTGGCAAAGCGTGGGGTTTGCGCATGGCGTCATGAACACTGATAACATGTCGATTCTGGGCTTAACGCTGGATTACGGCCCGTATGGCTTTCTGGATGACTATCAGCCGGATTTCATCTGCAATCACAGCGATTATCAGGGACGTTATTCATTTGAAAACCAACCGATGATTGGGTTATGGAATCTCAACCGGCTGGCACACGCGCTCTCCGGGTTGCTCACCACGGAGCAACTGAAACAGGCGCTGGCGCAGTACGAGCCGGAACTGATGCGCGTCTGGGGCGAGAAAATGCGCGCCAGACTCGGTCTTCTGACCGCCGACGCCAGTGATAATACCATTCTTACCGGTCTGCTGACCCTGATGACGCAGGAGCGCAGCGACTATACGCTGACCTTCCGCCTGCTGAGTGAAACGCAGCAGCAGGAGGCGCGCTCTCCGTTACGCGATGAGTTTATCGATCGCGACGCGTTTGATCGCTGGTATGCGCAGTACCGCCAGCGACTGCTGCAGGAGCAGGTCAGTGATGAGGCGCGTCAGGCGGTAATGAAAGCGGCCAACCCGGCGCTGGTGTTGCGCAACTACCTGGCGCAGCAGGTGATTGACGATGTGGAGCAGGGTAATACCGCGGCGCTGGAAAAGCTGCACCTTGCGCTGCAGCAACCCTTCAGTGATGCGGCCGTCAGCGCCGAACTGCGCCAGCGGCCACCGGAGTGGGGAAAAACGCTGGAGGTCAGTTGCTCCAGCTGA
- a CDS encoding 3-deoxy-7-phosphoheptulonate synthase: protein MNKTDELRTARIGSLLTPAALAQQHSVSADVAASVTAARQRIARILTGEDPRLLVIIGPCSLHDPKAALEYAARLNALRTQYQDRLEIVMRAYFEKPRTVVGWKGLISDPDLDGSFDVNRGIAIARKLLLDINALGLPTATEFLDMVIGQFIADLISWGAIGARTTESQIHREMASALSCPVGFKNGTDGNVQIAVDAIRASRASHMFLSPDKNGQMTIYQTSGNPHGHVILRGGRQPNYHAEDVAAAAASLREFNLPEQLVIDFSHGNCLKQHRRQRDVADDVAGQIRAGSRAIAGVMIESFLEEGQQKVVSGQPLTYGQSITDPCLGWEDSAAVLATLAAAVDSRF from the coding sequence ATGAACAAAACCGATGAACTGCGTACGGCACGCATCGGCAGCCTGCTGACCCCGGCTGCCCTTGCGCAACAACATTCTGTTTCGGCGGACGTGGCCGCCAGCGTGACGGCCGCGCGCCAGCGTATTGCGCGCATCCTGACCGGTGAAGATCCCCGCCTGCTGGTGATCATTGGCCCCTGCTCGCTGCACGATCCGAAAGCCGCGCTGGAATACGCCGCCCGCCTGAATGCGCTGCGCACGCAGTATCAGGACCGCCTGGAAATCGTCATGCGCGCCTATTTTGAAAAACCGCGTACCGTGGTGGGCTGGAAAGGATTGATCTCCGATCCGGATCTGGACGGCAGCTTTGACGTAAACCGCGGCATCGCCATTGCCCGCAAGCTGCTGCTGGATATCAACGCGCTGGGTCTGCCCACCGCCACGGAGTTCCTTGATATGGTGATCGGCCAGTTTATTGCTGACCTGATCAGCTGGGGAGCCATTGGCGCACGCACCACCGAAAGTCAGATTCACCGTGAAATGGCCTCGGCGCTCTCCTGTCCGGTCGGCTTCAAAAACGGCACCGACGGTAACGTACAGATTGCGGTCGATGCCATTCGCGCCTCGCGCGCCAGCCATATGTTCCTGTCTCCGGACAAAAACGGCCAGATGACCATTTATCAGACCAGCGGCAACCCGCACGGACATGTGATTTTACGCGGCGGACGTCAGCCCAATTACCATGCTGAAGACGTGGCGGCGGCCGCCGCCAGCCTGCGCGAGTTCAACCTGCCGGAGCAGCTGGTGATCGACTTCAGCCACGGTAACTGCCTGAAGCAGCACCGCCGCCAGCGTGACGTTGCGGACGATGTCGCCGGGCAGATCCGCGCCGGTTCACGGGCGATTGCCGGCGTGATGATTGAGAGCTTCCTGGAGGAAGGTCAGCAGAAGGTCGTCAGCGGCCAGCCGCTGACCTACGGCCAGTCCATCACCGATCCGTGTCTTGGCTGGGAAGACAGCGCCGCAGTGCTGGCGACGCTGGCGGCCGCCGTTGACAGCCGCTTCTGA
- the ppsR gene encoding posphoenolpyruvate synthetase regulatory kinase/phosphorylase PpsR, translated as MRMSTERSVFYISDGTAITAEVLGHAVLSQFPVSTHSVTLPFVENVQRAQAVKAQINALYQQSGVRPLVFFSIVTPEVRDIILESDGFCQDIVQALVAPLQSELGVASMPVAHRTHGLTASNLGKYDARIAAIDYTLAHDDGISLRGLEDAQVILLGVSRCGKTPTSLYLAMQFGVRAANYPFIADDMDNLKLPPALRAHQHKLFGLTIDPERLAAIRQERAENTRYASLRQCRLEVGEVEALFRQHQIRYLNSTNYSVEEIATKILDIMGLQRSMY; from the coding sequence ATACGGATGAGCACCGAACGTAGCGTGTTTTATATCTCTGACGGAACGGCCATTACCGCAGAAGTGCTGGGCCATGCGGTGTTATCTCAGTTTCCGGTCAGTACCCACAGCGTGACGCTGCCCTTTGTGGAGAACGTGCAGCGCGCACAGGCGGTAAAAGCGCAGATTAACGCCCTGTATCAGCAGAGCGGTGTGCGCCCGCTGGTCTTTTTCTCAATTGTGACGCCCGAGGTGCGCGACATCATTCTGGAGAGCGACGGCTTTTGTCAGGATATCGTGCAGGCGCTGGTGGCGCCGTTACAAAGTGAGCTCGGCGTCGCGTCGATGCCGGTCGCCCACCGCACCCACGGCCTGACCGCCAGCAATCTGGGGAAATACGATGCGCGTATTGCCGCCATTGACTATACGCTGGCGCACGATGACGGCATCTCGCTGCGCGGGCTGGAAGATGCGCAGGTGATTCTGCTGGGCGTGTCGCGCTGCGGTAAAACCCCCACCAGCCTCTATCTTGCCATGCAGTTTGGCGTGCGCGCCGCAAACTACCCGTTTATTGCCGACGATATGGACAACCTGAAGCTGCCGCCCGCCCTGCGCGCGCACCAGCATAAGCTGTTTGGCCTGACAATCGATCCGGAGCGTCTCGCCGCTATCCGCCAGGAGCGGGCAGAGAATACCCGCTATGCTTCGCTGCGACAGTGCCGGCTGGAGGTCGGTGAAGTGGAAGCGCTGTTCCGCCAGCATCAGATTCGCTACCTCAACAGCACCAACTATTCGGTGGAAGAGATCGCCACCAAGATCCTCGACATCATGGGGCTGCAGCGCAGCATGTATTAA
- the ppsA gene encoding phosphoenolpyruvate synthase — protein MSNLDQQSLVLWYNQLGMHDVDRVGGKNASLGEMITNLSSLGVSVPNGYATTSYAFNQFLDQSGLNQRIYALLDETDIDDVAALAQAGKQIRQWVVDTPFQPALEEAIRTAYEQLSADDADASFAVRSSATAEDMPDASFAGQQETFLNVQGFDAVLIAVKHVFASLFNDRAISYRVHQGYDHRGVALSAGIQRMVRSDLASSGVMFTIDTESGFDQVVFITSAYGLGEMVVQGAVNPDEFYVHKPTLAAGRPAIVRRTMGSKKIRMVYADSQAHGEQVRIEDVDQAARDRFSLTDEEVQDLARQAVLIEQHYQRPMDIEWAKDGHTGKLFIVQARPETVRSNGQVMERYNLQGKGQVLVEGRAIGHRIGAGEVKVIHDISEMHRIEKGDVLVTDMTDPDWEPIMKKASAIVTNRGGRTCHAAIIARELGIPAVVGCGDATEHLQDGHKVTVSCAEGDTGYVYNDLLDFEVTSSRVDTMPDLPLKIMMNVGNPDRAFDFACLPNEGVGLARLEFIINRMIGVHPKALLEFEQQTPELQAQIRQMMKGFDDPVEFYIARLTEGIATLGAAFAPKRVIVRLSDFKSNEYANLVGGERYEPEEENPMLGFRGAGRYVADSFRDCFALECEAVKRVRNEMGLTNVEIMVPFVRTVDQAEAVVAELAKQGLKRGENGLKVIMMCEIPSNALLAEQFLQHFDGFSIGSNDMTQLALGLDRDSGVVSALFDERNDAVKALLSMSIQAAKKQGKYVGICGQGPSDHQDFAAWLMEQGIDSLSLNPDTVVETWLSLAELDGAKA, from the coding sequence ATGTCCAATCTAGACCAACAGTCCTTAGTGCTCTGGTACAACCAGCTTGGCATGCATGATGTTGATCGGGTGGGGGGCAAAAATGCGTCCCTGGGAGAAATGATTACCAATTTGTCGTCGCTGGGTGTGTCCGTGCCGAACGGCTATGCGACCACATCTTACGCCTTCAATCAGTTTCTCGATCAAAGCGGACTGAACCAGCGTATTTATGCCCTGCTGGATGAAACGGATATTGATGACGTTGCCGCGCTGGCGCAGGCGGGCAAACAGATTCGTCAATGGGTCGTGGACACGCCGTTCCAGCCTGCGCTGGAAGAGGCGATTCGCACAGCGTATGAGCAGCTCTCTGCTGATGACGCCGATGCCTCTTTTGCGGTGCGCTCTTCCGCGACTGCGGAAGATATGCCGGATGCCTCCTTTGCCGGTCAGCAGGAGACTTTCCTGAACGTGCAGGGCTTTGATGCGGTATTGATTGCCGTGAAGCACGTTTTCGCCTCGTTATTTAACGATCGCGCCATTTCCTACCGTGTGCATCAGGGCTACGACCACCGTGGCGTAGCGCTGTCGGCGGGTATTCAGCGTATGGTGCGGTCCGATCTCGCCTCCTCGGGTGTCATGTTCACCATTGATACGGAATCCGGCTTCGATCAGGTGGTCTTTATCACTTCGGCGTACGGCTTGGGTGAGATGGTGGTGCAGGGCGCGGTCAACCCGGACGAGTTTTATGTCCACAAGCCGACGCTGGCAGCCGGCCGGCCGGCAATTGTGCGCCGTACGATGGGCTCGAAAAAAATTCGCATGGTATACGCCGATTCGCAGGCGCATGGCGAACAGGTGCGCATTGAGGATGTTGATCAGGCGGCGCGCGATCGCTTTAGTCTGACGGATGAGGAAGTGCAGGATCTGGCGCGCCAGGCGGTGCTGATTGAGCAGCATTACCAGCGCCCGATGGACATTGAGTGGGCCAAAGATGGTCACACCGGCAAGCTATTTATCGTCCAGGCGCGTCCGGAAACGGTGCGCTCGAATGGTCAGGTGATGGAACGCTATAACCTGCAGGGCAAAGGCCAGGTGCTGGTGGAGGGCCGGGCGATTGGCCACCGTATCGGCGCGGGTGAGGTCAAGGTCATCCACGATATCAGTGAAATGCACCGCATTGAGAAAGGCGATGTGCTGGTCACCGATATGACTGACCCGGACTGGGAACCGATCATGAAGAAAGCCTCGGCGATTGTCACCAATCGCGGCGGCCGGACCTGCCATGCGGCGATCATCGCCCGTGAGCTGGGCATTCCGGCAGTGGTGGGCTGCGGGGATGCAACCGAGCACCTGCAGGATGGTCACAAGGTGACGGTGTCCTGTGCCGAAGGCGATACCGGCTACGTCTATAATGACCTGCTAGATTTTGAAGTGACCAGCTCCCGGGTGGATACCATGCCGGATTTGCCCCTGAAAATTATGATGAACGTGGGCAACCCGGACCGCGCTTTTGATTTTGCCTGCCTGCCCAATGAAGGCGTCGGGCTTGCGCGGCTGGAGTTCATAATTAACCGCATGATCGGCGTGCACCCGAAAGCGCTGCTGGAGTTTGAGCAGCAGACGCCAGAGCTGCAGGCGCAGATCCGCCAGATGATGAAAGGCTTTGACGATCCGGTCGAGTTCTACATTGCCCGCCTGACGGAAGGGATTGCCACGCTGGGCGCAGCCTTCGCCCCGAAGCGGGTGATTGTGCGTCTCTCTGATTTCAAATCAAACGAATATGCTAACCTGGTGGGCGGCGAGCGTTATGAGCCGGAAGAAGAGAACCCGATGCTCGGCTTCCGCGGCGCGGGCCGTTACGTGGCGGATAGCTTCCGCGACTGCTTCGCGCTGGAGTGTGAAGCGGTGAAGCGCGTGCGTAACGAAATGGGGCTGACCAACGTCGAGATCATGGTGCCGTTTGTCCGTACCGTGGACCAGGCGGAAGCCGTGGTGGCCGAGCTGGCGAAACAAGGCCTGAAGCGCGGTGAAAACGGGCTGAAGGTGATTATGATGTGCGAAATCCCCTCTAACGCCTTGCTGGCAGAGCAATTCCTGCAGCATTTCGACGGCTTCTCGATTGGCTCCAACGATATGACGCAGCTGGCGCTGGGGCTGGATCGCGATTCCGGCGTGGTCTCCGCGTTGTTTGACGAGCGCAACGACGCGGTGAAAGCGTTGCTGTCGATGTCCATTCAGGCGGCGAAGAAGCAGGGCAAATATGTCGGCATCTGCGGACAGGGGCCGTCAGATCATCAGGATTTTGCTGCCTGGCTGATGGAGCAGGGCATTGACAGCCTGTCGCTTAATCCGGATACCGTGGTGGAAACCTGGCTGAGCCTGGCGGAGCTGGATGGCGCAAAAGCCTGA